A part of Paraliobacillus zengyii genomic DNA contains:
- a CDS encoding histidine phosphatase family protein, producing the protein MELVFIRHGQGEHTLDSPYSLHISDPALTKEGIIQAKTLRKQFPLSQTDVIIISPSRRTLQTVKFWSEGIECRKIVSPLVSPRMFPQKSNGKTLLCDKLFSKEQIKDEFSDCEIEENISNIYWSNGINTVSEQEFKVIAEKFLKWCKQTCKIEYM; encoded by the coding sequence ATGGAGCTAGTATTTATTAGACACGGACAAGGGGAACATACCTTAGATTCACCTTACAGTTTACATATTTCAGACCCTGCTTTGACTAAAGAAGGGATAATTCAAGCAAAAACGCTTAGAAAACAATTTCCTTTATCACAAACAGATGTAATTATAATTAGTCCTAGTAGAAGAACTTTACAGACTGTAAAGTTTTGGAGTGAAGGTATAGAGTGCAGGAAAATAGTAAGTCCGTTAGTATCTCCGAGAATGTTTCCTCAAAAATCTAATGGAAAGACGTTACTTTGTGATAAGCTTTTTTCGAAGGAACAAATAAAAGATGAATTTTCAGATTGTGAAATTGAAGAAAACATATCAAATATATATTGGTCTAACGGTATAAATACGGTTTCAGAACAAGAGTTTAAAGTCATTGCAGAAAAATTCCTGAAATGGTGTAAACAAACTTGTAAGATAGAATATATGTAG
- a CDS encoding 2'-5' RNA ligase family protein produces the protein MKYFIGIVPMAEYKSKVSAFRSRWGNNNTDEVVEPHITLKAQGGLTKDLKWLSKVKKVCSETNSFHLKLEKPMFFGEDILYLSASSNNLLELHSKIVNAVAPSQELIESYFELDNFVPHMTLGKTSYGLTKQELKDMAKSVEEELIPYPILNVNFVRVYQEIEPNKYIKYEDIPFGE, from the coding sequence TTGAAGTATTTTATTGGTATTGTTCCTATGGCTGAATACAAGTCCAAAGTGTCAGCGTTTCGCAGTAGATGGGGAAATAACAATACAGATGAAGTAGTTGAACCTCATATAACCTTAAAAGCCCAGGGTGGATTAACAAAAGATTTAAAGTGGTTAAGTAAAGTAAAAAAGGTGTGTTCTGAAACTAATTCATTCCATCTAAAACTTGAAAAGCCAATGTTTTTTGGAGAGGATATTCTATACTTAAGTGCATCATCAAACAATCTTCTTGAATTACATAGCAAAATAGTTAATGCTGTCGCTCCTTCACAAGAACTAATAGAGAGCTATTTTGAATTAGATAATTTTGTTCCTCATATGACCTTAGGAAAAACAAGTTATGGATTAACAAAGCAAGAACTAAAAGATATGGCAAAGTCAGTAGAAGAGGAACTTATTCCTTATCCTATATTGAACGTAAATTTTGTTAGAGTTTATCAAGAAATAGAACCGAATAAGTATATTAAATATGAAGATATACCTTTTGGAGAGTAA
- a CDS encoding kinase — protein MESKLIILRGNSGSGKTTTAKNLQNHLGHGTLLVSQDVVRRDMLKVHDRDGNPSIDLILQIAEYGRGKCEFVIVEGILNKSRYGEMLNELIQFYNQEEAYTYYFDLSFEETVTRHNTRDKKMEFGEDSLRDWWNSNDYLGVQGETLFTNDMSQNDVLKQILTQLQK, from the coding sequence ATGGAGTCTAAGCTAATTATCTTACGAGGCAATTCGGGGAGTGGAAAAACTACGACTGCGAAAAACCTTCAAAATCATTTAGGTCATGGAACTCTTTTGGTTTCTCAGGATGTCGTTCGTCGTGATATGTTGAAAGTTCACGATAGGGATGGAAATCCTTCAATTGATTTGATTCTTCAAATTGCAGAATACGGAAGAGGTAAGTGTGAATTTGTTATTGTGGAAGGAATTCTAAATAAAAGCCGTTATGGTGAAATGCTGAATGAGTTAATCCAGTTCTATAACCAAGAGGAAGCATACACTTATTATTTTGATTTATCCTTTGAAGAAACGGTCACACGTCATAACACTCGTGACAAAAAGATGGAATTTGGAGAAGACTCTTTACGTGACTGGTGGAATTCAAACGATTACCTCGGAGTGCAGGGAGAAACACTATTTACTAATGATATGTCGCAAAATGACGTTTTGAAACAGATTTTAACTCAATTACAAAAGTAA